A section of the Malus sylvestris chromosome 17, drMalSylv7.2, whole genome shotgun sequence genome encodes:
- the LOC126612503 gene encoding homeobox-leucine zipper protein ROC8-like yields MELQGNGGASGDGREASNSRRGNKNYYRHTTEQIRRLEEFFKYCSHPDDNQRQQLSRELGLEPRQIKFWFQNKRTQTQAQNESADNTVLRKDNERIQWENYAIIKALKSVLCPTCGGPPFGEEARQLSLQRLQLENAYLKEEHDKVASLLSKYIGKPPSQIESLASVVGSTLDLSCSTNQGIIGSPPLNLNLTSPALAYQIQEIPEREKTLMADIAASAMEELVSLFQIGEPLWVKSTADGRYFLNRDDYDKLFPKANQFKTSGACVESSKDSGVVAINAATLVDMFLDSNKWEELFPTIVTKAKTIEVLESGMMKNRSGCLLLMYEQMHILSPLVAPRDFYFLRYCQQIELGTWVIVDVSHNFPKGSSSNQSQSWRLPSGCMIKDISCGCSRVTWIEHVEVDKQAHRLYRDLICRNVAYGAERWIVTLKRMCERLDCLMVEVETTCEFGGVVISSEGKRSVMKLSQRMVKNFCGMLSMAGKIDFPQSSEVNNSGVRVSVRKSTETGQPHGMIVSIATSLWLPLPSQTVFSFFRDERNRVQWDVLSNGNPVHEIANIPTGTHPGNCISVIRPFTPTENNMLMLQESYTDPLGSLVVYAPVDMPALNVAVSGKDSSNIPILPSGFVISGDGRAEITGDSGHSKGGGSLLTVAFQILVSSPSTSKQMNMESVATVNALISSTVQKIKVALNCSSLD; encoded by the exons ATTTTTCAAGTACTGCTCTCACCCAGATGACAACCAACGTCAACAGCTGAGCCGGGAGTTAGGGCTTGAGCCAAGACAAATCAAGTTCTGGTTCCAAAACAAAAGAACGCAGACCCAG GCTCAAAATGAGAGCGCAGACAACACTGTTCTTCGTAAAGACAATGAAAGGATTCAATGGGAAAACTATGCAATCATAAAGGCCTTAAAGAGTGTCCTTTGCCCAACTTGCGGTGGTCCACCGTTTGGAGAAGAAGCTCGGCAGCTAAGTCTGCAGAGACTTCAGCTGGAAAATGCCTATTTGAAAGAAGAG CATGATAAGGTAGCCAGCCTTCTTTCCAAATACATAGGGAAACCACCATCACAAATTGAATCGCTGGCATCTGTAGTTGGATCGACGCTGGATTTATCATGTTCCACCAACCAAGGGATTATCGGAAGTCCGCCCCTTAATCTCAATCTTACCAGCCCTGCATTAGCTTACCAAATACAAGAAATCCCTGAAAGGGAAAAGACACTCATGGCGGACATTGCTGCCAGTGCTATGGAAGAACTGGTCTCACTTTTTCAGATCGGCGAGCCTTTGTGGGTCAAATCCACAGCTGATGGGCGATATTTTCTCAACCGTGACGACTATGATAAGTTATTTCCTAAAGCCAATCAATTCAAAACCTCTGGTGCGTGTGTTGAGTCTTCGAAAGATTCAGGAGTAGTGGCCATTAATGCAGCAACCTTGGTTGACATGTTCTTAGACTCT AATAAATGGGAAGAACTCTTTCCCACAATCGTTACGAAAGCAAAGACAATTGAAGTACTTGAAAGTGGAATGATGAAAAACCGGAGTGGTTGCCTACTGCTG ATGTATGAACAAATGCACATTCTCTCACCTTTGGTGGCGCCACGGGATTTCTACTTTCTTCGTTATTGTCAGCAGATTGAGCTAGGCACATGGGTCATTGTTGATGTTTCCCACAACTTCCCCAAAGGAAGTTCTTCAAATCAATCACAATCTTGGAGGCTTCCTTCGGGGTGTATGATCAAAGATATTTCATGCGGCTGCTCCAGG GTAACTTGGATTGAGCATGTGGAGGTTGATAAACAAGCCCATCGGCTCTACAGAGATCTTATATGTAGAAATGTTGCATATGGAGCTGAGAGATGGATCGTTACTCTTAAGAGGATGTGTGAGAGATTGGATTGCTTGATGGTCGAAGTTGAAACTACCTGTGAGTTTGGAGGAG TGGTTATTTCGTCCGAAGGCAAGAGGAGTGTAATGAAGCTCTCTCAGAGAATGGTCAAGAACTTCTGTGGAATGCTGAGCATGGCAGGTAAAATTGACTTCCCTCAGTCGTCCGAAGTGAACAATAGTGGGGTTCGAGTCTCTGTTCGTAAGAGCACAGAAACAGGACAGCCCCATGGCATGATTGTCAGCATTGCTACTTCTCTTTGGCTTCCTCTACCGTCCCAAACCGTCTTTAGCTTCTTCAGAGATGAGAGAAATAGAGTTCAG TGGGATGTTCTGTCAAATGGAAATCCAGTGCATGAGATTGCAAACATTCCAACCGGAACGCATCCCGGAAACTGTATATCTGTCATTCGG CCTTTCACCCCTACCGAGAATAACATGCTGATGCTTCAAGAGAGCTACACGGACCCTTTGGGATCCTTAGTCGTATATGCTCCAGTCGACATGCCAGCTCTTAACGTAGCAGTAAGTGGCAAGGACTCTTCCAACATACCTATCCTCCCATCGGGGTTTGTGATCTCGGGCGATGGCCGTGCTGAAATAACTGGGGATTCAGGACATTCCAAGGGAGGTGGTTCACTTCTTACAGTGGCTTTCCAGATATTGGTTTCCAGTCCCTCAACTTCAAAGCAGATGAACATGGAGTCGGTGGCAACTGTCAACGCTCTCATCAGTTCCACCGTTCAAAAAATCAAAGTTGCTCTCAACTGCTCGAGCTTGGATTAA